The following proteins come from a genomic window of Winogradskyella sp. PC-19:
- a CDS encoding sugar phosphate nucleotidyltransferase translates to MKIIVPMAGRGSRLRPHSLTVPKPLIPVAGQPIVHRLVKDIAKVLKQPIEEIAFVLGDPAFFGDDVVTSLKQLAEGLGAKASIYRQDQPLGTGHAIMSAEPSLSGPAVIAYADTLIRAEFDLDPEADSVIWTKRVANPEAYGVVKLNDEQEIVELLEKPETFVSDQAVIGIYYFKDVAVLKSKLQEVLDENVMNGGEYQINDGIKRMMADGRVFKTGTVDEWMDCGNKAVTLETNTKMLGFLKSDGEETLVHDSVNLENSNIIEPCFIGENVVLKDSTIGPNVSIGNDTTIENSVVKNSLIQMQTTIKNATLDEAMIGNHVKYNGEFTKISIGDYTQME, encoded by the coding sequence ATGAAAATAATAGTACCAATGGCAGGTCGAGGTTCACGACTTAGACCGCACAGTTTAACAGTACCAAAACCATTAATTCCGGTTGCAGGTCAGCCAATAGTTCACAGGTTAGTAAAAGATATAGCAAAGGTTTTAAAACAACCTATTGAAGAAATCGCATTTGTACTTGGTGATCCAGCTTTTTTTGGAGATGATGTTGTAACGAGCTTAAAGCAATTAGCCGAGGGCTTAGGCGCAAAAGCATCAATTTACAGGCAAGACCAACCTTTAGGCACAGGACATGCTATAATGAGTGCTGAGCCATCTTTATCTGGTCCAGCAGTAATTGCTTATGCAGATACGTTGATTCGTGCTGAGTTTGATTTAGACCCAGAAGCCGATAGTGTTATTTGGACAAAACGTGTGGCGAATCCTGAAGCCTATGGTGTAGTAAAGCTAAATGACGAACAAGAAATAGTAGAACTTTTAGAAAAACCAGAAACCTTTGTAAGTGACCAAGCCGTTATTGGAATCTACTATTTTAAAGATGTAGCTGTTTTAAAATCGAAGCTTCAAGAAGTGTTAGATGAAAACGTTATGAATGGTGGCGAATACCAGATTAATGACGGTATTAAACGTATGATGGCGGATGGAAGAGTCTTCAAAACCGGAACAGTTGACGAATGGATGGACTGCGGAAACAAAGCCGTGACTCTTGAAACTAACACAAAAATGCTAGGGTTTTTAAAGTCAGATGGCGAAGAAACATTAGTTCACGATTCTGTAAATCTTGAAAATTCAAATATCATAGAACCTTGCTTTATTGGCGAAAATGTAGTTTTGAAAGATAGTACAATTGGACCAAATGTGTCTATCGGAAATGATACAACTATCGAAAATTCAGTCGTTAAAAATAGCTTAATTCAGATGCAAACTACTATTAAAAACGCTACATTAGACGAGGCCATGATTGGTAATCACGTTAAATATAATGGTGAGTTTACCAAAATTAGTATTGGTGATTATACACAAATGGAATAA
- the dut gene encoding dUTP diphosphatase: MNIKIINKSNHDLPHYETIASAGMDLRANITEPITLKPLERTIVKTGLFIELPIGTEAQVRPRSGLAAKKGITVLNAPGTVDADYRGEIGVILVNLSNEDFVIENGERIAQLVIAKHERAEWEEVNELSETSRGEGGFGSTGVK; the protein is encoded by the coding sequence ATGAATATTAAAATAATAAACAAGTCCAATCACGACTTACCTCATTACGAAACCATAGCTTCAGCAGGTATGGACTTACGTGCAAATATTACAGAGCCAATAACTTTAAAACCTTTGGAGCGCACCATTGTAAAAACAGGCTTATTCATTGAATTGCCCATTGGTACTGAAGCCCAAGTTAGACCAAGAAGTGGTCTTGCGGCAAAAAAAGGGATTACAGTACTCAATGCGCCCGGAACAGTTGATGCCGATTATAGAGGAGAAATAGGTGTAATTTTAGTCAATCTATCGAACGAAGATTTTGTAATTGAAAATGGAGAACGCATCGCACAATTAGTCATTGCAAAACACGAACGTGCAGAATGGGAAGAAGTTAATGAGCTTTCTGAAACATCTCGAGGTGAAGGTGGTTTTGGAAGCACTGGTGTAAAATAA
- a CDS encoding polysaccharide biosynthesis C-terminal domain-containing protein: protein MSVLQKFFKDTIIYGLAIVLPRLINFLLVRLHTDVLPNEGYSENTEFYIVAAFFNVVLTYGLETSFFRFFSKQKEKDKVLSTSLISILTTTFVFGIVFFVFRDVISQTLRINTDFYNLLVSITLIDTLVVIPFAYLRVTGRPIKFAALKLVNVLIIVVLNVLFLSVTYGSETLRKLFSVSNPVEYIFIANLAASGFVLLMVLPYMFKTKFIFDKSIFKQLINYGLPIMVAGLAFVVNENLDKWLLPEMESEYINGAYSACYKLAVFMTLFIQAFRMGAEPFFFNHSDKANAKGTYATILKYFTIVGTLGLIVVTVYIDLLRPFFIEKESYLLALDIVPIVLLANLCLGIYHNLSIWYKLTDKTRYGMYISLIGAVITIGFNIVFIPKLGFMACAYATLLAYGLMMFISVALGRKHYPVPYDFKRIVLYLVGGTLISFLSYYQFDRDILIGTVFLCVFVFIVVLLEKNDLKNLLKK from the coding sequence TTGAGCGTACTTCAAAAGTTTTTTAAAGACACAATTATTTATGGATTGGCAATTGTTTTGCCTCGCCTAATTAATTTCCTGTTAGTTCGTTTGCATACAGATGTATTACCAAACGAAGGTTATTCAGAAAACACAGAATTCTATATTGTAGCGGCATTTTTTAATGTAGTCTTGACCTATGGATTAGAAACCTCTTTCTTTAGATTTTTCAGTAAACAAAAAGAGAAGGATAAGGTTCTATCTACGTCATTAATCTCTATTTTGACAACTACGTTTGTTTTTGGAATTGTTTTCTTTGTCTTTAGAGATGTTATTTCTCAAACACTAAGAATCAATACCGATTTTTATAATCTATTAGTTTCAATAACCTTGATTGACACTTTGGTTGTTATTCCATTTGCCTATCTACGAGTTACAGGAAGGCCAATAAAATTCGCAGCACTAAAGCTTGTTAATGTATTAATTATTGTCGTTTTAAATGTTTTGTTTCTATCAGTTACTTATGGTTCAGAAACACTAAGAAAGCTATTTAGTGTTAGTAATCCTGTGGAGTATATTTTTATAGCGAACCTAGCAGCAAGTGGTTTTGTTTTACTTATGGTTTTGCCATATATGTTTAAAACTAAATTCATATTTGATAAAAGTATTTTTAAGCAACTTATTAATTACGGATTGCCAATAATGGTTGCTGGTTTGGCATTTGTCGTTAATGAGAATCTAGACAAATGGTTACTTCCCGAGATGGAGAGCGAATATATCAATGGCGCCTATAGTGCGTGTTATAAGTTAGCGGTGTTTATGACGCTTTTTATTCAAGCTTTTAGAATGGGAGCAGAGCCATTTTTCTTTAACCATTCAGACAAGGCAAACGCTAAGGGAACTTATGCAACAATCTTAAAATACTTTACAATTGTAGGAACCTTGGGTCTGATTGTAGTTACTGTATATATAGATTTATTAAGACCTTTTTTCATTGAAAAGGAAAGCTATTTACTCGCTCTAGACATTGTGCCAATTGTATTATTAGCAAACTTGTGTTTAGGTATTTATCATAACCTTTCCATTTGGTACAAACTCACAGACAAGACGCGTTACGGTATGTATATTTCTTTAATTGGTGCAGTAATTACGATAGGGTTCAATATCGTATTCATTCCAAAATTAGGCTTTATGGCTTGTGCCTATGCAACGCTTTTAGCTTATGGACTAATGATGTTCATCTCTGTTGCCTTGGGCAGAAAGCATTATCCTGTACCTTACGATTTCAAAAGAATAGTTTTGTATTTAGTAGGAGGAACTCTGATTTCATTTTTAAGTTATTACCAATTTGATAGAGATATTTTAATAGGAACTGTATTTTTGTGTGTCTTTGTTTTTATAGTTGTTTTACTAGAAAAAAACGACCTAAAAAACTTATTAAAAAAGTAA
- a CDS encoding thrombospondin type 3 repeat-containing protein, whose translation MKKKLLIGSSILLGLTMLFTLFLKNQNENSDVKPNDVIVKLHKENLAKSPFRETLKLTKKERKAMGIPPDRYYEEEYELTMNPVLGRPTPENLEDIREQIQSRFAQRVPGDGIEDDWESRGPNNVGGRTRGLMFDPNDTSNKTVFAGGVSGGLWKNTDITNASTVWQRVDLPDNLNVSVITADPNNPQIFYIGTGESYTNGDVSGDGVWKSSDGGTTWARVLGGVSGPTVFGSASNITVTSPVSVAGDYNSIESTNFGTQTNSVVAGEFILANDGTSTIPSEGCNSFGVDATGKIALIRRGNCPFIDKVKNAQDAGAIGAIVLNNVGGAPINMAGNDPTITIPAVMISKEDGDLIIAAMQSTTVDGSINPATGTFTGTLVPGIQHINDIKIKDNNGVSEVYVAAGDAFYGSSNVTTFLGGTELGVFKSVDEGTTWAQTNVPQAANGNDLEPNDLEIGADGKIWMSTIDSSIFGGGGGAIFSSDDGENFQLAHTVPAADRTQIAVSSQNAGTIYVLAEVPGGVAMQGTTDGFASDIFDLELPNDADNGIPANDFTRGQAFYDLVLEVSPTDDQVLYAGGIDLFQSGNGGQLGSPSSWAQISKWSNNNNLSGLNVPLVHADQHAIVFAPNDPFTAIIGNDGGVYYSTSGGLTIQPRNNGFITSQFYTIGVAPTDTFAGDTDHFIGGLQDNGTQLFNGVNPGINSSSPAFGGDGAHSFFDQDGTDDYYITNFVYNRAVNLFFISGGNVTLNSETSNNGSFINPQALDSNLDILYSNYSSGGNPIIRRYSNIKTSSADVVKTDFGDAILTSRPTTLNVSPYTTTSTTLLVGTVLGEVLRVNNANITPQFTNLDSDNVIVGSISDVEFGANENEIFVTVHNYGVNNIWYSPDGGTTWSEKDGDLPDLPVKTILQNPFNPDEVIIGTELGIWFTSNFSANTPDWEPAQGGMSNVRVTDMDLRDDNAIYISTYGRGVFSGQFLEDPTADNDGDGIPNISDNCPNTANADQADADGNGIGDVCQDTDNDGVLDINDNCPDNANSDQADTNGDGVGDVCQDGDNDGVPDVTDNCPETPNADQQDLNNNGIGDVCDESYEDSDNIALEIRSETCENQDNGQVTITVSQTFVNYTVTLIGNGVNLTQNITGTNNTTRFNDVSVGSYTVCIDVDGRDFEQCFEINIDAAPALGGVFSIANNNNPNDVTSRTTAVNINTGTAPFTVRFNDEVIMVTSESSFNVETNTAGVIEISSSIACEGKLSSTIEDITPLELSYGPNPVINDLRINIPNAPDNGVVVQIFDVHGKQVINQQFTVQSSTYINIPFGNLTKGIYFVRLNIENAEMIKIIKK comes from the coding sequence ATGAAAAAGAAACTGTTAATTGGTTCAAGTATTCTTCTTGGACTAACAATGCTATTTACATTATTTTTAAAAAATCAGAACGAAAATTCTGATGTAAAGCCTAACGACGTAATTGTAAAACTCCACAAAGAAAATCTAGCAAAAAGCCCTTTTAGAGAGACTTTAAAGTTGACTAAGAAAGAACGTAAAGCTATGGGTATTCCTCCGGACAGATACTACGAAGAAGAATATGAGTTAACCATGAATCCAGTTTTAGGACGACCAACACCTGAAAATCTTGAAGATATTAGAGAGCAAATACAATCTAGATTTGCTCAGCGTGTTCCAGGAGATGGAATTGAAGATGACTGGGAATCTCGTGGACCAAATAATGTGGGTGGTAGAACTAGAGGTTTAATGTTTGACCCTAACGACACCTCTAACAAAACCGTTTTTGCTGGTGGTGTTAGTGGAGGCTTATGGAAGAATACAGATATAACTAACGCAAGTACTGTTTGGCAACGTGTAGATTTACCAGATAACCTTAATGTATCTGTAATTACTGCAGACCCAAATAATCCTCAAATTTTTTATATAGGTACAGGCGAGTCATATACTAATGGCGATGTTAGTGGAGATGGTGTTTGGAAGTCCAGTGATGGGGGTACAACATGGGCTCGAGTTTTAGGAGGTGTTTCAGGGCCAACCGTATTTGGTTCCGCATCAAATATTACTGTAACATCTCCTGTTAGTGTAGCAGGAGACTATAATTCAATAGAATCAACAAACTTTGGCACACAAACAAATTCAGTCGTTGCTGGGGAATTTATATTAGCAAATGATGGAACTTCAACGATACCTTCTGAAGGTTGTAATAGCTTTGGAGTTGATGCTACAGGAAAAATAGCTTTAATAAGAAGAGGAAACTGTCCATTTATAGACAAAGTAAAAAATGCTCAAGATGCAGGTGCAATTGGTGCAATTGTTCTAAATAATGTTGGAGGAGCGCCAATAAATATGGCAGGTAATGACCCAACAATAACTATCCCTGCAGTAATGATTTCTAAAGAAGATGGAGATTTAATAATAGCAGCTATGCAATCAACTACTGTAGACGGTTCAATTAATCCAGCTACAGGAACATTTACAGGAACTTTAGTGCCTGGAATCCAACATATAAATGATATTAAAATTAAAGACAATAATGGTGTATCAGAAGTATATGTTGCTGCTGGAGATGCTTTTTATGGCTCATCTAACGTTACAACATTTTTAGGAGGTACAGAATTAGGTGTATTTAAATCTGTTGATGAAGGTACAACTTGGGCTCAAACCAACGTACCTCAAGCAGCAAATGGAAATGATCTTGAGCCTAATGATCTTGAGATTGGTGCTGATGGTAAAATTTGGATGTCTACAATAGACAGCTCAATATTTGGAGGTGGTGGTGGCGCAATTTTTTCTTCAGATGATGGAGAAAATTTTCAATTGGCACATACAGTACCAGCTGCTGATAGAACTCAGATTGCAGTTTCTTCTCAAAATGCAGGAACAATTTATGTTCTTGCCGAGGTACCAGGTGGCGTAGCCATGCAAGGAACTACAGATGGTTTTGCGTCTGATATTTTCGATTTAGAATTACCAAATGACGCTGATAATGGTATTCCTGCTAATGATTTTACAAGGGGTCAAGCATTTTATGATTTAGTATTAGAGGTAAGCCCTACCGATGACCAAGTACTATACGCTGGCGGTATAGATTTATTTCAATCTGGTAATGGTGGTCAATTAGGAAGTCCATCTTCATGGGCTCAAATATCAAAATGGTCCAATAACAATAATCTTTCAGGATTAAATGTACCATTAGTTCATGCTGACCAACATGCTATAGTTTTTGCGCCGAACGACCCTTTTACGGCAATTATAGGAAATGATGGAGGTGTTTATTATTCAACATCAGGAGGTTTAACAATACAACCAAGAAATAACGGTTTTATTACTTCTCAATTTTATACGATAGGTGTAGCTCCAACAGACACTTTTGCAGGAGATACGGACCACTTTATTGGAGGGTTGCAGGATAATGGGACACAGCTATTTAATGGTGTTAATCCAGGAATTAATAGTTCTAGCCCAGCGTTTGGAGGTGATGGAGCACATAGTTTCTTCGATCAGGACGGTACTGATGATTATTATATTACAAACTTCGTTTATAATAGAGCAGTAAATTTATTTTTTATTAGCGGTGGAAATGTAACTCTTAATAGCGAAACTTCAAACAATGGGTCATTTATAAACCCTCAAGCTTTAGATTCAAATTTAGACATCTTATATTCTAACTATTCTTCAGGAGGAAACCCAATTATTAGAAGATATTCAAATATTAAGACGTCGTCTGCAGATGTTGTCAAAACAGATTTTGGTGATGCAATACTGACCAGTAGACCAACAACGTTAAATGTATCGCCGTATACTACAACTTCAACGACATTATTAGTGGGGACAGTTTTAGGTGAAGTTTTAAGAGTTAATAATGCTAATATTACACCTCAATTCACTAATCTTGACTCAGATAACGTCATTGTAGGAAGTATTTCTGATGTAGAATTTGGAGCTAATGAAAATGAAATCTTTGTCACAGTACATAATTACGGTGTAAATAATATTTGGTATAGTCCTGACGGCGGAACTACATGGTCTGAAAAAGATGGTGATTTACCAGATTTGCCAGTAAAAACTATACTACAAAACCCATTCAACCCTGATGAAGTCATTATAGGAACAGAATTAGGCATTTGGTTTACATCGAATTTTTCAGCTAATACTCCAGATTGGGAACCTGCACAAGGCGGTATGTCTAATGTAAGAGTTACTGATATGGATTTAAGAGATGATAATGCAATTTATATTTCTACTTATGGTAGAGGTGTTTTTTCTGGACAGTTTCTTGAGGATCCAACTGCAGATAATGATGGTGATGGTATCCCAAATATTTCTGACAACTGTCCTAACACAGCAAATGCAGACCAAGCTGATGCAGACGGAAATGGTATAGGTGATGTATGTCAAGACACTGATAATGACGGTGTCTTAGATATCAATGATAACTGTCCAGATAATGCGAATTCGGATCAAGCCGATACTAATGGAGATGGTGTAGGTGATGTATGTCAAGATGGAGATAATGATGGTGTTCCAGATGTAACAGATAATTGCCCAGAAACACCTAACGCTGACCAACAAGATTTAAATAACAATGGTATTGGGGATGTTTGTGATGAGAGTTACGAAGACTCTGATAATATTGCTTTAGAGATTAGATCAGAAACTTGTGAGAACCAAGATAATGGTCAAGTTACTATAACAGTTTCACAAACATTTGTAAACTATACGGTAACTTTAATAGGTAATGGAGTTAATCTTACTCAAAATATTACAGGAACAAATAACACCACAAGGTTTAATGACGTTTCGGTAGGTTCTTATACTGTTTGTATTGACGTAGATGGAAGAGATTTTGAACAATGTTTTGAAATCAACATAGATGCAGCACCAGCATTAGGAGGTGTTTTTAGCATTGCAAATAACAACAATCCTAATGATGTTACTTCTCGAACAACTGCAGTTAATATAAATACTGGTACAGCACCATTTACGGTAAGATTCAATGATGAAGTCATAATGGTGACAAGCGAAAGTTCTTTCAATGTTGAAACAAATACTGCTGGTGTTATAGAGATTTCGTCCTCAATAGCCTGTGAAGGTAAATTAAGCAGTACGATTGAAGATATAACACCTTTGGAACTAAGTTATGGACCAAATCCTGTAATTAATGATTTAAGAATTAATATTCCTAACGCTCCTGATAATGGAGTTGTTGTACAAATATTTGATGTACATGGAAAACAAGTTATTAACCAACAGTTTACAGTCCAAAGCAGCACGTATATAAACATCCCTTTCGGAAACCTTACAAAAGGTATATACTTCGTAAGACTCAATATTGAAAACGCTGAAATGATTAAAATCATTAAAAAATAA
- the atpG gene encoding ATP synthase F1 subunit gamma, which yields MANLKEIRNRISSVSSTMQITSAMKMVSAAKLKKAQDAITAMRPYSNKLTELLQSLSATLDADSGSKYSVQREVKNVLVIAITSNRGLCGAFNSNIIKQTNVLINDVYSNKNVSVLAIGKKANDAFEKLDKVIANKSEVFDALTFDNVAEIAEMVMDKFVEGEFDKVELVYNSFKNAATQIVMTEQFLPIVAVEGEANTNLDYIFEPSKEEIVETLIPKSLKTQLFKGIRDSFASEHGARMTAMHKATDNATELRDQLKLTYNKARQAAITNEILEIVGGAEALNN from the coding sequence ATGGCAAACTTAAAAGAAATACGTAACAGAATATCGTCAGTGTCCTCGACAATGCAGATTACAAGCGCCATGAAAATGGTATCTGCTGCAAAGTTAAAAAAGGCACAAGACGCTATTACTGCAATGCGTCCATACTCTAATAAGTTGACAGAATTATTACAGAGCTTAAGCGCAACATTAGATGCCGACTCTGGAAGTAAGTATTCTGTTCAAAGAGAGGTTAAAAACGTTTTGGTTATTGCTATTACTTCAAATAGAGGTTTATGCGGTGCTTTTAACTCTAACATTATCAAGCAAACGAATGTTTTGATTAATGATGTATATTCAAATAAAAACGTTTCAGTTTTAGCAATAGGAAAGAAAGCAAATGACGCTTTCGAAAAGCTTGATAAAGTTATTGCTAACAAGAGTGAAGTATTTGATGCTTTAACTTTTGATAATGTTGCCGAAATTGCCGAAATGGTAATGGATAAGTTTGTTGAAGGGGAATTTGATAAAGTAGAGTTAGTATACAACAGTTTTAAAAATGCAGCAACTCAAATTGTAATGACAGAACAATTTTTACCAATTGTAGCTGTTGAAGGTGAAGCTAATACTAACTTAGATTATATCTTTGAACCTTCTAAAGAAGAAATTGTAGAAACATTGATTCCTAAATCATTAAAGACACAATTATTTAAGGGGATTAGAGATTCTTTCGCTTCTGAGCACGGTGCTCGTATGACCGCTATGCACAAGGCGACTGATAATGCGACAGAGCTAAGAGATCAGTTAAAATTAACTTACAACAAAGCAAGACAAGCAGCAATTACTAACGAAATCTTAGAAATTGTAGGTGGCGCAGAAGCTTTAAATAATTAA
- the atpA gene encoding F0F1 ATP synthase subunit alpha: protein MAEVKPAEISAILKQQLSGFEAGASLDEVGTVLTVGDGIVRAYGLANAQYGELVEFEGGAEGIVLNLEEDNVGIVLLGTSMGVKEGSTVKRTERIASVKVGEGIVGRVVDTLGNPIDGKGPIAGETYEMPVERKAPGVIYREPVTEPLQTGIKAIDAMIPVGRGQRELVIGDRQTGKTTVCIDTILNQKEFYDAGEPVYCIYVAVGQKASTVANIAKTLEEKGALAYTTIVAANASDPAAMQVYAPMTGASIGEYFRDTGRPALIIYDDLSKQAVAYREVSLLLRRPPGREAYPGDVFYLHSRLLERSAKIINDDAIAKEMNDLPDSLKPMVKGGGSLTALPIIETQAGDVSAYIPTNVISITDGQIFLDGDLFNSGVRPAINVGISVSRVGGNAQIKSMKKVSGTLKLDQAQFRELEAFAKFGSDLDASTLNVINKGKRNVEILKQAQNDPFTVEDQVAIIYAGSKNLLKDVPVEKVKEFETDYIEFLNAKHRGILDTLKAGKLTDEVIDTLTSVAKDLSGKYRA from the coding sequence ATGGCAGAAGTAAAACCAGCTGAAATATCAGCAATCTTAAAACAACAACTTTCAGGTTTTGAAGCAGGTGCTTCATTAGATGAAGTAGGAACAGTATTAACTGTAGGTGATGGTATTGTACGTGCTTACGGATTAGCTAACGCACAATATGGTGAATTAGTAGAATTCGAAGGTGGTGCAGAAGGAATTGTACTTAATCTTGAAGAAGACAACGTAGGTATCGTATTATTAGGTACTTCTATGGGAGTTAAAGAGGGTTCTACAGTAAAACGTACTGAGCGTATCGCATCTGTAAAAGTAGGTGAAGGTATTGTTGGTCGTGTAGTAGATACATTAGGTAACCCAATCGATGGTAAAGGACCTATTGCTGGCGAAACTTATGAGATGCCGGTTGAGCGTAAAGCACCAGGTGTTATTTACAGAGAGCCAGTAACTGAGCCGTTACAAACAGGGATTAAAGCAATTGATGCTATGATTCCAGTTGGTAGAGGACAACGTGAGTTGGTAATTGGTGACCGTCAAACAGGTAAAACAACGGTTTGTATCGATACCATCTTAAATCAAAAAGAATTTTACGATGCAGGCGAACCTGTATATTGTATTTATGTAGCAGTTGGGCAAAAGGCATCAACAGTAGCAAACATTGCAAAAACATTAGAAGAAAAAGGAGCATTAGCTTACACAACTATAGTAGCCGCTAATGCATCTGACCCAGCAGCAATGCAGGTTTATGCACCAATGACAGGAGCTTCTATTGGAGAGTATTTTAGAGATACTGGTCGCCCAGCATTAATTATCTACGATGATTTATCTAAACAAGCGGTAGCTTACCGTGAGGTATCTTTATTATTACGTCGTCCTCCAGGACGTGAGGCGTATCCTGGTGATGTATTTTATTTACACTCAAGATTATTAGAACGTTCAGCAAAAATCATTAACGATGATGCTATTGCAAAAGAAATGAACGATTTACCAGATTCATTAAAGCCAATGGTAAAAGGTGGTGGTTCTTTAACTGCACTTCCAATTATTGAAACTCAGGCTGGAGATGTATCTGCATATATTCCAACAAACGTAATTTCGATTACTGATGGTCAGATTTTCTTAGATGGAGATTTATTTAACTCTGGCGTTCGTCCAGCAATTAACGTAGGTATTTCTGTATCTCGTGTTGGTGGTAACGCACAGATTAAATCAATGAAAAAAGTATCTGGTACATTAAAATTAGATCAAGCTCAGTTCCGCGAATTAGAAGCATTTGCTAAGTTTGGTTCTGATTTAGATGCTTCGACATTAAACGTTATCAATAAAGGTAAGCGTAATGTTGAAATCTTAAAGCAAGCTCAGAATGACCCTTTTACTGTTGAAGACCAAGTAGCGATTATCTATGCAGGTTCTAAGAATCTATTAAAGGATGTACCTGTAGAAAAAGTAAAAGAATTTGAGACTGATTACATTGAGTTCTTAAACGCTAAGCACAGAGGTATTTTAGACACACTTAAAGCTGGTAAATTAACTGATGAGGTTATCGATACTTTAACTAGTGTTGCTAAAGACTTATCAGGAAAGTACAGAGCTTAA
- the atpH gene encoding ATP synthase F1 subunit delta, whose product MSGSRAAIRYAKAVLSLAQDQKAEQAVNDDMKTIADAIAQSTDLNQMLQSPVVRSSDKKAVLSSVFTNVNTNTTNLIDTLISNKRLALLGNVASSYVQLYDQLRGSQIATVTTAVALTADLKTKVLEKIKELTGKEAEVENIIDESILGGFILRVGDIQYNASIANKLNKLKREFTLN is encoded by the coding sequence ATGTCAGGATCAAGAGCAGCCATAAGATATGCTAAAGCCGTTTTAAGCTTAGCACAAGATCAAAAAGCAGAACAAGCAGTTAATGACGATATGAAAACTATCGCTGACGCTATTGCTCAAAGCACTGATTTAAATCAGATGCTTCAAAGTCCTGTTGTGAGGTCATCAGACAAAAAAGCGGTGTTGTCTTCAGTTTTTACAAACGTAAATACTAATACAACTAACCTTATAGATACTTTGATTTCTAATAAGAGATTGGCATTGTTAGGTAATGTAGCTTCAAGTTACGTTCAATTATATGACCAATTAAGAGGGAGTCAAATAGCAACTGTTACAACAGCTGTAGCTTTAACAGCAGACCTTAAAACTAAGGTTTTAGAAAAAATTAAAGAGCTTACAGGAAAAGAAGCAGAAGTTGAAAATATTATAGATGAAAGCATTTTAGGTGGTTTCATTTTAAGAGTTGGCGATATTCAGTACAATGCTAGTATTGCAAATAAACTCAACAAATTAAAAAGAGAATTTACATTAAATTAA
- a CDS encoding F0F1 ATP synthase subunit B, protein MESLLNDFSPGLFAVQTVLLLILIALMVKFAWKPIMNSLNEREEGIQGALDAAENAKKEMENLQADNQKLLQEARLERETMLKEARELKAKMIADAEEEAQSQASKMIEQAQVAIDSEKKAAMAELKSHVAGLSIDIAEKVVRKELSNKDNQVKLVEEMLGEATLN, encoded by the coding sequence ATGGAAAGTTTATTAAACGATTTTTCACCTGGATTATTTGCAGTACAAACAGTACTATTATTAATCTTAATTGCCTTAATGGTAAAATTTGCATGGAAGCCCATCATGAATTCTCTTAATGAAAGAGAAGAAGGTATTCAAGGTGCTTTAGACGCAGCTGAGAATGCTAAAAAAGAGATGGAAAATCTTCAAGCAGATAACCAAAAGTTATTACAAGAAGCACGTTTAGAAAGAGAAACAATGCTTAAAGAAGCTCGTGAGCTTAAAGCAAAGATGATTGCAGATGCAGAAGAAGAAGCACAGTCACAAGCAAGTAAAATGATTGAGCAAGCACAAGTAGCAATCGATAGTGAAAAGAAAGCAGCTATGGCAGAATTAAAAAGCCATGTTGCAGGATTATCTATTGATATTGCAGAAAAAGTAGTGCGTAAAGAATTATCTAACAAAGACAACCAAGTTAAATTGGTTGAAGAGATGTTAGGTGAAGCAACTTTAAACTAA
- the atpE gene encoding ATP synthase F0 subunit C — MYNLIGAGLIVIGGGIGLGQIGGKAMEGIARQPEATGKIQTAMIIIAALLEGLAFGALILGNPS; from the coding sequence ATGTACAATTTAATTGGAGCAGGTTTAATCGTAATCGGTGGAGGAATCGGTCTTGGACAAATTGGTGGAAAAGCAATGGAAGGTATTGCACGTCAGCCAGAAGCAACAGGAAAAATTCAAACAGCGATGATTATCATTGCAGCACTTTTAGAAGGTTTAGCATTTGGTGCTTTAATCTTAGGAAACCCTTCTTAA